A region from the Aquimarina sp. ERC-38 genome encodes:
- a CDS encoding SwmB domain-containing protein, with protein MKTKLILVAVALVLIFGCDSEEYEAPFGDFSALAWITTEGTETSDYITAVNEYVGFRDVSQNAIEHTWRYPAGTRILRNDFNQNDTIYTNFISGSGPAATGNNLLNLLFVEPGVKEIVLRNVFNDSVRESVPVEGKWVVEKTFTVNVLDEVSPSFQVLKGSDVVLEVSESDMPLLTDSASWPTVTVEAGEQLTYVDRTTVGAPDNRTWTFNGGSIATSNRESENVQYRNLGTFQAGSILSRRADITKPAGEATKLIPLTIEVVPSSQPLTIDGAITENESEVLSFKVSGQLKTIVNEENNFTVNVTNTVSGFNETIPVASVTINPDDASQIDLVLSAPIFNSDDITVSYTSGAIQSEDSRILASFDAIPVVMNFRGEMNIEGFTGYEVAWSGSGNQFRKANTEGYFAQQNGRSNAGPLYYFRDTSMAFEGNSSMKFETPAEGIPDSARLQGGGFPMLSPVTTGDYIPSVWVFIDNANTMNNLQFTFNAEGIKFIFDISTTPRGQWVRLTLPEVSLPDISKGRFDLEITNIGQDDPIVQKLWLDNFDLLIIEPRL; from the coding sequence ATGAAAACAAAATTAATTTTAGTGGCCGTTGCATTAGTACTTATCTTCGGTTGTGACTCAGAAGAATATGAAGCGCCATTCGGAGATTTTTCAGCGTTAGCCTGGATCACTACCGAAGGAACTGAGACATCAGATTACATCACAGCGGTCAACGAATATGTTGGTTTTAGGGATGTATCACAAAATGCTATTGAACATACCTGGCGATATCCTGCGGGAACCCGGATATTAAGAAACGACTTTAATCAAAATGACACCATATACACTAATTTTATTAGTGGTTCGGGACCTGCTGCTACGGGAAACAATTTGCTTAATCTATTATTTGTAGAACCAGGAGTCAAAGAAATTGTATTAAGAAACGTTTTTAACGATTCTGTAAGGGAATCCGTTCCGGTTGAAGGAAAATGGGTAGTCGAAAAAACATTTACGGTAAATGTATTAGATGAAGTTTCACCATCATTTCAGGTTTTAAAAGGATCTGATGTAGTTCTGGAAGTTAGTGAAAGTGATATGCCACTCTTAACGGATTCAGCGTCGTGGCCTACAGTTACCGTTGAAGCCGGAGAACAACTTACTTATGTAGATAGAACTACCGTAGGTGCTCCGGATAACCGAACCTGGACTTTTAACGGTGGCTCTATAGCAACCAGTAACAGAGAAAGTGAAAACGTTCAGTATCGAAATTTAGGCACCTTTCAGGCAGGTAGCATACTTTCCAGAAGAGCAGATATTACAAAACCTGCCGGGGAAGCCACAAAATTGATTCCGCTTACTATTGAAGTAGTCCCTTCAAGCCAGCCTCTTACTATTGATGGTGCTATTACAGAAAATGAATCCGAAGTCCTATCCTTTAAGGTGTCCGGTCAATTGAAAACCATAGTAAATGAAGAAAACAACTTTACGGTAAATGTTACCAATACGGTTTCCGGGTTTAATGAAACCATACCCGTAGCATCTGTTACGATTAATCCGGATGATGCATCTCAAATTGACCTGGTGTTATCTGCACCGATTTTTAATAGTGATGACATCACCGTATCTTATACCTCGGGTGCTATTCAATCCGAAGATAGTAGAATTCTAGCAAGTTTTGATGCAATACCTGTCGTAATGAATTTTCGGGGTGAAATGAATATTGAAGGTTTTACTGGTTATGAAGTAGCGTGGTCAGGTTCCGGAAATCAGTTTAGAAAAGCAAATACCGAAGGATATTTTGCGCAGCAAAACGGAAGGTCTAATGCGGGCCCATTGTATTATTTCAGAGATACCTCAATGGCATTTGAAGGTAATAGTTCAATGAAGTTTGAGACCCCGGCAGAAGGTATTCCTGATTCGGCAAGGTTACAAGGTGGTGGTTTTCCTATGTTAAGTCCTGTAACGACAGGTGATTATATACCTTCCGTTTGGGTTTTTATTGATAATGCAAATACTATGAATAATTTACAGTTTACTTTTAATGCAGAAGGTATCAAATTTATTTTTGACATTTCCACTACGCCCCGGGGACAGTGGGTGCGTTTGACTTTACCGGAAGTTAGCCTTCCAGATATTTCTAAGGGACGCTTTGATCTGGAAATTACTAATATCGGTCAGGACGATCCTATTGTTCAAAAGCTTTGGCTGGATAATTTTGATCTGTTAATTATTGAACCCAGATTATAA
- a CDS encoding RagB/SusD family nutrient uptake outer membrane protein encodes MKTYTIRLLIACTYMLSICSCEDYVEEVNPNEIAAETHYQSLDESNIVLTSVYGAMLNESIVGAREEAWRSDFAFPGNRGRNIEIDALNIYQQIINEDNQYINTKWNALYQVIWRANQLIAGLEGMNDDLKSEELWTVQMGQARFFRGLAHFYLHSLYNNGEIVIRDVAPEELEDFSKPVSSSEEVIAFFREDLRYAYENLPPTLRDRSRVTAGTAATILGTSYLYSEDYENAKILFEDVINNAAYGYRLVQDWSIMFTEAGDFNSESIFEINYTTDQQIEDGNFDQESFFTPLARFSAPIEGGGASFNQQFTAASWLIHAYATEPLDIDDPRNIVMDRATGNRRIRKVSLRSSAMIAVVNDEDTEYYNAPSAPVLVNFGSNQNKYGYFKKYSNHDIVSREEETGGTSWKSGKNVIVNRLADVYLMYAECLLRGDNNIAGAIDFINPIRQRWGLQLLDPGASLTEGIPYTVETLMDHLMFVERPLELSVEGVSQRIIDLRRWGIAKERFTDLASSSYYLADYEYYDDRTGTTQTRARSLVRQGTSPDPRNNPQITQEYVGAAQFYATGYFPLPISETLNNNAVSGNAN; translated from the coding sequence ATGAAAACATATACTATCAGATTACTTATCGCTTGTACTTATATGCTTAGCATTTGCTCTTGTGAAGACTATGTAGAAGAAGTGAATCCTAATGAAATAGCTGCGGAGACTCATTATCAAAGTTTGGATGAATCAAACATTGTTCTGACATCTGTTTACGGAGCAATGCTAAATGAATCTATTGTCGGGGCAAGAGAAGAAGCCTGGCGTTCTGATTTTGCTTTTCCGGGAAACAGAGGTAGAAATATTGAGATTGATGCCTTAAATATTTATCAACAGATTATTAATGAAGATAATCAGTATATCAATACTAAATGGAATGCGCTTTATCAGGTTATATGGAGGGCTAATCAACTAATTGCCGGATTAGAAGGTATGAATGATGACTTAAAAAGTGAAGAATTATGGACTGTTCAAATGGGTCAGGCCAGATTTTTTAGGGGTTTGGCTCATTTCTACCTGCATTCACTGTATAACAACGGAGAAATTGTGATTCGAGATGTAGCTCCGGAAGAATTAGAAGATTTTTCAAAACCCGTAAGTTCTTCTGAAGAAGTAATTGCCTTTTTTAGAGAAGACCTGCGCTATGCCTATGAGAATTTGCCACCAACCTTGAGAGATCGTTCCCGGGTAACTGCGGGTACAGCAGCTACTATTTTAGGAACCAGCTATCTATATTCTGAAGATTATGAAAATGCAAAAATACTCTTTGAAGATGTAATCAATAACGCCGCGTACGGATATCGTCTGGTTCAGGATTGGAGTATCATGTTTACAGAAGCCGGTGATTTTAATTCGGAATCTATTTTTGAAATTAATTACACAACGGATCAACAAATAGAAGATGGTAACTTTGACCAGGAAAGTTTCTTTACCCCTCTTGCCAGATTTTCAGCTCCGATTGAAGGCGGAGGTGCCAGTTTTAACCAGCAATTTACGGCTGCCTCCTGGCTTATTCATGCCTATGCCACAGAACCTTTGGATATAGATGACCCTAGAAATATAGTAATGGACAGAGCAACCGGAAACCGAAGAATAAGAAAGGTATCCCTTAGGTCGTCTGCAATGATTGCTGTGGTCAATGATGAAGATACCGAATACTATAATGCACCTTCAGCACCAGTTTTAGTCAACTTTGGCAGTAATCAAAATAAATACGGTTATTTTAAAAAATATTCAAACCATGATATTGTAAGCAGGGAAGAAGAAACCGGAGGTACCAGTTGGAAATCCGGAAAAAATGTTATTGTCAATCGCCTAGCCGATGTGTACCTTATGTATGCGGAATGTCTGCTCAGAGGTGATAATAATATTGCAGGAGCTATTGACTTTATCAACCCTATCAGACAACGCTGGGGCTTACAATTACTAGATCCGGGTGCAAGTTTAACCGAAGGTATCCCCTATACGGTAGAAACCTTGATGGATCACTTAATGTTTGTAGAACGTCCGCTTGAATTATCCGTAGAAGGGGTATCACAAAGAATTATTGATCTAAGAAGATGGGGGATTGCAAAGGAAAGATTTACCGATTTAGCATCTAGTTCCTATTATCTGGCAGATTATGAATATTATGATGATCGAACCGGAACAACTCAAACAAGAGCGAGATCCTTAGTCAGACAAGGTACAAGCCCGGACCCAAGAAACAATCCTCAAATCACACAGGAGTATGTAGGTGCCGCACAGTTCTATGCTACCGGTTACTTCCCTTTACCCATTTCAGAGACCTTGAATAACAATGCAGTATCAGGTAATGCTAACTAA
- a CDS encoding sulfatase family protein, protein MKTIFQLIPLLYIFLFISCKSETKKSDTKDDTLSAEVIKENDPNIVIIYLDDLGYGDLSSYGATELSTPNIDALAEGGLKFTNGYASSATCTPSRYALLTGMYPWKNKDAKILPGTAPLLISTEQQTLPKLLKTQGYKTAIVGKWHLGLGTGVVNWNEKVKPGPNEVGFDQSYILAATQDRVPTVYIKDGNVVGLDKNDPIEVSYKKNFEGEPTAIDNPEMVEMKWHHGHNSSIVNGIGRIGFMKGGDSAKWVDTEMADHFLKKAQDYVKENKDEPFFLYYAMQQPHVPRTPHPRFVGKSGMGPRGDVILEADWCIGEFMKTLEEEGILENTLVIFSSDNGPVLNDGYYDDAVEKIGNHDPNGGLRGGKYSIFEAGTRVPFITYWKGKIEPGVSDAIVCQMDLLASLANLTGTEETTTDSKNVLDALLGNAEEARESLILEASGRTALRKGDWLMIPPYKGENFRKEVGIEVGSFPYPQLYNLNEDMGQKNNLAEANPEKLEEMMTTFTSLRGADNAADVKEIQFR, encoded by the coding sequence ATGAAAACCATTTTTCAGTTAATACCTCTTCTTTACATTTTCCTTTTTATAAGTTGCAAATCAGAAACTAAGAAATCAGATACAAAAGATGATACGTTAAGTGCTGAAGTTATCAAAGAAAATGATCCTAACATTGTCATTATTTACCTGGATGATTTAGGGTACGGAGATTTAAGTTCTTACGGAGCCACAGAGTTATCTACTCCTAATATTGATGCGCTGGCAGAAGGTGGTCTTAAATTCACGAATGGATATGCATCTTCAGCAACCTGTACTCCCAGTAGATATGCTTTATTAACCGGAATGTATCCCTGGAAAAATAAAGATGCCAAGATTTTACCGGGAACTGCCCCGCTTTTAATCAGTACGGAACAGCAAACTTTACCCAAACTTCTAAAAACACAAGGATATAAAACCGCAATTGTAGGTAAATGGCATTTAGGTTTGGGAACCGGTGTGGTTAACTGGAATGAAAAAGTAAAACCGGGTCCTAACGAGGTAGGCTTTGACCAATCATACATATTAGCTGCAACTCAAGACAGGGTACCTACGGTTTATATAAAAGATGGTAACGTGGTTGGTTTAGATAAAAACGATCCGATAGAAGTTAGTTATAAAAAGAATTTTGAAGGGGAACCTACGGCAATTGACAATCCGGAAATGGTAGAGATGAAATGGCACCACGGACATAATAGTAGTATTGTAAACGGTATTGGTAGGATTGGGTTTATGAAAGGTGGTGATAGTGCCAAATGGGTAGATACGGAGATGGCGGATCATTTTTTAAAGAAAGCTCAAGATTATGTAAAGGAAAACAAAGACGAACCTTTTTTCTTGTATTATGCAATGCAGCAACCGCATGTTCCCAGAACGCCACATCCGCGATTTGTAGGTAAATCAGGAATGGGCCCAAGAGGTGATGTAATTTTAGAAGCTGACTGGTGTATCGGTGAGTTTATGAAAACCTTAGAAGAAGAAGGTATTTTAGAAAATACTTTAGTCATCTTCTCCAGTGATAATGGTCCTGTATTAAACGACGGATATTATGATGATGCTGTTGAAAAGATAGGAAACCATGATCCTAATGGTGGTTTAAGAGGTGGTAAATACAGTATTTTTGAGGCTGGTACCAGAGTTCCTTTTATTACTTACTGGAAAGGTAAAATTGAGCCCGGAGTATCTGATGCTATTGTTTGTCAAATGGATTTATTAGCTTCCCTGGCAAATTTGACCGGTACGGAAGAAACTACTACGGATAGTAAAAATGTTCTGGATGCTTTACTAGGTAATGCAGAAGAAGCTCGGGAAAGTTTAATCCTTGAAGCTTCCGGAAGAACTGCTTTAAGAAAAGGTGACTGGTTAATGATCCCTCCATATAAAGGAGAGAACTTCAGAAAAGAAGTAGGTATTGAAGTGGGTAGTTTTCCTTACCCGCAATTATATAACTTAAATGAAGATATGGGTCAAAAGAATAACCTGGCAGAAGCAAACCCCGAAAAACTTGAAGAAATGATGACTACTTTTACATCTTTAAGAGGAGCAGACAATGCTGCGGACGTTAAAGAAATTCAGTTTAGATAA
- a CDS encoding right-handed parallel beta-helix repeat-containing protein produces MIINKNFLVFTILFVSLKTIAIQAQKTIEIKHSEKDMTLVIREALENVKEKNLKLVFEKGIYKFLPEYALSKYSFITNHGNGYKRIIFRFEDFDTIDIEGNGSEFIFNGLTAPFQFENCKKITIKNLTIDWDIPLIFQAEVTAVNEQAGYFDAIPFKDGYNWLYKNDKISFPDINDFSFKSFGHAHCFDKETKATAHGAWGLHLNSTKIEKLDGGVFRFYEKLKHYPPVGCILAAKGEKELNRYAPAFQTQNSANILIDQVIIHHALGMGFLFERTENIKITNSGVYTRDGSDRYISSTADATHFANCKGDILIENCRIEGMLDDGTNVHGTYVTVNKIIDEYTVRVAFQHFEQMGFEFAGVGDEIWFIKKPSPDRAEVNTVTKVNMVNEKYTTLKFKDKLPTSLKTGDVLENKTWNPSFTMRGCRISKHRARNMMLKTPYKILIENNYLSSEMSSIMLRGEMVNWYESGAVEDLIIRNNHFENCAHGGAEHAVFYISPKFNKGFNQNEIYDRNIIFEDNIIETFDNRVVWALRSENLTIRNNHITQTTGLKQLYPEAYLFHFENCKNVELIENSYQGTVKTHVMADKSTKETLQVKNNKGFDYKN; encoded by the coding sequence ATGATCATAAACAAGAATTTTCTGGTTTTCACCATTCTATTTGTATCCTTAAAAACAATTGCTATACAGGCTCAGAAGACGATTGAAATAAAACATTCCGAAAAGGATATGACCCTGGTCATCCGGGAAGCCTTAGAAAATGTAAAAGAAAAAAATTTAAAACTGGTATTTGAAAAAGGGATTTATAAGTTCCTTCCGGAATATGCTTTAAGTAAGTACTCCTTTATTACTAACCATGGCAACGGATATAAAAGAATCATATTTCGTTTTGAAGATTTTGATACTATCGACATAGAAGGAAATGGTTCCGAATTTATATTCAACGGTTTGACCGCACCCTTTCAATTTGAAAATTGCAAAAAAATTACCATCAAAAACTTAACGATTGATTGGGATATCCCTTTAATTTTTCAAGCTGAAGTTACCGCAGTAAACGAACAGGCAGGTTATTTTGACGCTATTCCCTTTAAAGATGGTTATAATTGGCTATATAAAAATGATAAAATTTCGTTTCCTGATATAAATGACTTTAGCTTTAAAAGCTTTGGACATGCACATTGCTTTGACAAGGAAACAAAAGCAACCGCCCATGGAGCCTGGGGATTGCACCTTAATTCTACCAAAATTGAAAAACTGGATGGAGGTGTTTTTAGGTTTTATGAAAAATTAAAACATTACCCACCGGTAGGATGCATTCTTGCAGCTAAAGGTGAAAAAGAACTCAATCGTTACGCACCTGCATTTCAAACCCAAAACTCCGCTAACATTCTTATCGATCAGGTAATTATACATCACGCATTAGGTATGGGGTTTCTATTTGAGCGTACTGAAAATATCAAAATTACAAATTCTGGTGTTTATACACGGGATGGGTCTGATCGATATATTTCCAGTACCGCAGATGCTACACATTTTGCTAATTGTAAGGGAGATATCTTAATTGAGAATTGTAGGATTGAAGGAATGCTGGATGATGGTACAAACGTGCATGGCACCTATGTTACTGTTAATAAAATAATAGATGAGTACACCGTCAGGGTTGCATTTCAGCATTTTGAACAGATGGGTTTTGAATTTGCCGGGGTTGGTGATGAAATTTGGTTTATTAAAAAGCCCAGTCCGGATAGGGCTGAGGTAAATACGGTAACTAAAGTAAATATGGTCAATGAAAAGTATACGACTTTAAAATTTAAAGATAAGTTACCTACTAGTTTAAAAACAGGAGATGTACTGGAAAACAAAACCTGGAACCCTTCATTCACGATGCGTGGTTGCCGTATTTCTAAACATCGGGCCAGAAACATGATGCTAAAAACCCCTTATAAAATCCTTATTGAAAATAATTATTTGTCTTCGGAGATGTCTTCGATAATGTTAAGGGGAGAGATGGTCAACTGGTACGAATCCGGTGCAGTTGAAGATTTAATAATTAGAAACAACCATTTTGAAAATTGTGCTCACGGCGGTGCAGAACATGCTGTATTTTACATTTCACCAAAGTTTAATAAAGGCTTTAATCAAAATGAAATATATGACCGAAATATTATTTTTGAGGATAATATTATAGAAACCTTTGATAATCGAGTTGTCTGGGCACTAAGATCTGAAAACCTCACTATTAGAAATAATCATATTACTCAAACTACTGGTTTAAAGCAATTGTACCCTGAAGCTTATTTATTTCATTTTGAAAATTGTAAAAACGTAGAATTAATAGAAAATAGTTATCAAGGCACCGTTAAAACCCATGTGATGGCAGATAAAAGTACAAAAGAAACCTTACAAGTGAAAAATAATAAAGGATTTGACTATAAAAATTAA
- a CDS encoding SusC/RagA family TonB-linked outer membrane protein, producing the protein MKNKKSIEKITLLRSVFFSLLFFVVMVFGTYAQETDPIEVTGFVKNQVDDSPLPGVSIVIKGTTVGTTTDFDGKYSIKARIGDILEFIYLGLKIELVEVTGTTLNVTMVEDNESLEEVIIVGYGTVTKKEVTGAVNRLESENINQFITSDVASRLQGQVAGVSVSSASGEPGEAANIQIRGITSLSGGNTPLYVVNGIPQIGDPGLSPNEIETIDILKDAASTAVYGSRGAAGVILITTKTGKEGAMKIDFELNNGFQFLGQGTPLMNTEDQIFFELTTFENFGGFEPLINNNPEWLNNDNTFDNFVLVDAADIATYNLNISGGSEKFSYSANGSLFDQDGALINSNFKRYNARITAIYNTDNWKINASVAITNETRRQSSTGLIVTASRYLPYFPEIDPDADIALVNSSGGTRTPTIGLGQALKQKNDSNRDRTNISLGITRKLTDDLDLITNVGSSITNDFRNVFRPRFDLFNVDDGSVEVDPTRSGVTTSSARTTKFSWDGGLSYKKKIGKHSIGVQGVVTLEEDNNKQFFASIEGITDNSISILNGGTINENVGSGFDFTTKRVGTLGRIQYNYGGKYVLSALARYDGSSRFGREFRWGTFPSIAAAWNVSGESFWKPIKKVINNFKLRFSHGEVGNDSFDDYEFALTLAPFADYVFDPNDNSIDFGYAIRSYANEDVRWETSISDNFGFDLSMFNNKFDLTVDYYDTEKKDMLFPVTLPGSAGAFYDPQLTLNLGNMTNRGLEISANYRSTLGKGNFSIGGVFTTNDNEITKVVSNGVVFNSNSALISGDPTSTVTVIAEGFEAGSFFLFETDGTIKTQEELEAYRRFPSRSNANLGDLRYVDSNNDGDITTEDRTYQGSGLPDFEYGINLNYNIGRFDFSMNWFGTVGSEILNGNKAATYGFRRHQDLVNQWTPDNPQSDIPSFRGRSTEHPNFAGTTDFWLESGDYLRLKQVTLGFSLPDDTCEALKLNTFRLYLSAQNPITITNYEGYDPEIGGNNVARRGIDASRFPITSTYSLGLRIIF; encoded by the coding sequence ATGAAAAATAAAAAATCCATAGAAAAAATAACTTTATTAAGAAGTGTGTTTTTCTCTTTGTTATTCTTTGTAGTCATGGTTTTCGGTACGTATGCCCAGGAGACCGATCCTATTGAAGTAACAGGATTCGTAAAAAACCAGGTAGATGATTCACCTCTTCCAGGGGTTTCTATTGTAATTAAAGGTACTACAGTAGGTACCACGACTGATTTTGACGGTAAATATTCCATAAAAGCAAGAATAGGGGATATTTTAGAATTTATATACCTGGGTTTAAAAATAGAATTAGTCGAAGTGACAGGTACTACACTTAATGTGACGATGGTAGAAGACAATGAGAGTTTAGAAGAGGTGATTATTGTAGGTTACGGTACGGTTACAAAAAAAGAAGTAACCGGTGCGGTGAACAGATTAGAATCAGAAAATATTAATCAATTTATAACTTCTGATGTTGCTTCCAGATTGCAGGGGCAAGTGGCAGGAGTAAGTGTTTCCTCTGCCTCCGGTGAACCCGGTGAAGCCGCAAATATTCAGATCAGAGGGATTACTTCCTTGAGTGGCGGCAATACCCCTTTATATGTAGTTAACGGTATTCCTCAAATCGGAGATCCCGGTCTTTCTCCTAATGAAATTGAAACTATAGATATTCTTAAAGATGCAGCATCCACAGCAGTCTATGGTTCTCGTGGTGCAGCCGGAGTAATTCTAATTACTACTAAAACCGGAAAGGAAGGAGCTATGAAAATTGATTTTGAATTAAACAACGGTTTTCAATTCTTAGGTCAGGGTACACCCCTAATGAATACCGAAGATCAGATATTTTTTGAATTAACTACTTTTGAAAATTTTGGTGGTTTTGAACCCCTTATCAATAATAACCCGGAATGGCTTAATAATGACAATACCTTTGATAATTTTGTTCTGGTAGATGCAGCTGATATAGCTACTTATAACTTAAACATCTCAGGAGGGTCAGAAAAGTTTTCATATAGTGCTAACGGAAGTTTATTTGATCAGGACGGAGCCTTAATAAATTCAAATTTTAAACGATACAATGCACGTATTACTGCTATCTATAACACTGATAATTGGAAAATAAATGCCAGCGTCGCTATTACCAATGAAACCAGGCGTCAATCCAGTACCGGTTTAATTGTTACCGCCAGTAGATACCTACCCTATTTTCCTGAAATTGATCCGGATGCAGATATTGCACTGGTAAATAGTAGTGGTGGAACCCGAACTCCTACTATCGGGTTAGGGCAGGCCTTAAAGCAGAAAAATGATAGTAATAGAGACCGTACTAATATAAGCCTGGGTATTACTCGTAAATTAACCGATGATTTGGATCTTATCACTAATGTCGGTTCTTCTATTACCAATGACTTTAGAAACGTATTTAGACCTAGATTTGATTTGTTTAACGTAGACGATGGCAGCGTAGAAGTAGACCCTACACGAAGTGGAGTTACTACCAGTTCTGCAAGAACTACCAAGTTTAGCTGGGATGGTGGGTTAAGTTATAAGAAAAAAATAGGTAAACATAGTATCGGGGTTCAGGGTGTAGTTACCCTGGAAGAGGATAATAACAAACAGTTCTTTGCTTCCATAGAAGGAATTACGGATAACTCAATCAGTATACTTAATGGAGGTACAATCAACGAAAACGTAGGTAGCGGATTTGATTTTACTACAAAACGTGTAGGTACTTTAGGTAGAATTCAATACAATTACGGCGGCAAGTATGTACTTTCCGCATTAGCACGTTATGATGGCTCTTCCAGGTTTGGTAGAGAATTTAGATGGGGAACTTTTCCTTCTATCGCCGCTGCATGGAATGTTTCCGGGGAATCTTTTTGGAAACCCATAAAAAAAGTAATTAACAACTTTAAGCTTAGGTTTAGTCATGGGGAGGTAGGAAATGATAGTTTTGATGATTATGAATTTGCCCTTACCCTGGCACCGTTTGCTGATTATGTTTTTGACCCGAATGATAATTCAATAGATTTTGGTTACGCTATAAGATCTTATGCTAACGAGGATGTAAGATGGGAAACGTCTATATCAGATAATTTTGGTTTTGACCTTTCTATGTTCAATAATAAGTTTGACTTAACCGTAGACTATTACGACACAGAAAAGAAAGATATGTTATTTCCAGTCACTCTGCCCGGGTCCGCAGGTGCTTTTTATGACCCTCAATTAACCCTTAATCTTGGTAATATGACCAATCGAGGTTTGGAAATATCAGCAAATTACAGAAGTACCCTGGGAAAAGGTAATTTTAGTATCGGAGGTGTCTTTACAACAAATGATAATGAAATAACTAAAGTAGTGAGCAACGGCGTAGTATTTAATAGCAATTCTGCTTTAATTAGCGGAGACCCTACCTCTACAGTAACGGTAATTGCAGAAGGTTTTGAAGCAGGATCTTTTTTCTTATTTGAAACTGATGGTACTATTAAAACCCAGGAAGAACTTGAAGCCTATAGAAGATTTCCATCCAGGTCAAATGCAAATCTGGGGGACTTACGCTACGTAGATTCAAACAACGACGGGGATATTACTACTGAAGACAGAACCTATCAGGGCAGTGGCCTTCCTGATTTTGAATACGGTATTAACCTGAATTATAATATTGGACGTTTTGACTTTTCCATGAACTGGTTTGGTACCGTAGGTTCAGAAATTTTAAATGGGAATAAAGCTGCAACTTATGGTTTTCGTCGTCATCAGGACTTGGTCAATCAATGGACCCCGGATAACCCTCAGTCTGATATTCCCTCATTTAGAGGGCGATCCACAGAACATCCCAACTTTGCCGGAACAACGGATTTCTGGTTAGAAAGCGGAGATTATTTAAGACTAAAACAGGTTACCCTTGGATTTTCGCTACCGGATGATACTTGTGAAGCCCTTAAGCTAAACACCTTTAGATTGTACCTTAGTGCACAAAATCCTATCACCATCACAAACTATGAGGGTTATGATCCGGAAATAGGTGGCAATAACGTGGCCAGGCGTGGTATTGATGCTTCGCGTTTTCCGATAACTTCCACGTACAGTTTGGGTTTAAGAATTATATTTTAA